In Vidua chalybeata isolate OUT-0048 chromosome 5, bVidCha1 merged haplotype, whole genome shotgun sequence, one genomic interval encodes:
- the GOLGB1 gene encoding golgin subfamily B member 1 encodes MLSRLSGLASTVLQELSGEDGDAVTEPSIAVEALQSGAESMEEAPEELLDRLAQTEKLVVQLKGLIREKDALLQEKETVFKKEREAADAKLMKLKLQAKAKLASLNKRIEELTEKGSPLPAQALAEELEYPKKNENTSEGHREEVEVLKKQLREQEKTVQDLKKQLAVAKVNLKDAEIMYATQLSSLQEVIQEKEALLEEHVHQHQAELLKMVVQSDMEVEMQQNLHTLQRKLEEQEAALLARTQVVELLQQELHTAEKQNQTLLDQCQKMEVELSSMRDVLDAERRGSQDLREKMELELAERKLSSHRLQEEVQCLSEQLEEARRAQAELEVKYKDLEQEHRLEVEEKNRLLSGLTVAEGELGCGRAARGAEEEQLEQGIGQLSVPPLRHGAQDELLQRLEEFVCCQDELKSQPQVQLSELEQQDESTSQEKIVDQEDQNGNSFLPTENLERQKTEEIPRLQVVLQESQQEAVMVTKDAEKDKNIGAEAKLQDLWTVEAPASYVDCSSSTGVSGDLVNSEMQKPFGDASMLSEARTDGFTNRSKQFTEESCPPGILDYIAAEKQKELSVLLLELKEAQEEITFLKSQLKGPSGQTSTGSQTEGNQLEENSQIQCLEREEQKASDTQSVSLLRETEMQQIGFLQENGISFQEEPQGSPGTSQSQELIKLQNQITELQIILQKSEESFRKELGEKCVEINRLNQLAEEYKKKGEDPDSTSCVLTEEQDQAKELSTITELKEQVKQLAEELALSEKQRLSDSQSSLLREQIQSLKNEFKSKDIKIEALQKDLDEAQLQLSDQDMQLKDLRSQVETKECEVLDLGQLLRKNTAEMEELSHKLTLKGHEAASLEQLVAEHTKSIESLQQALLEKDRQMAEISVSMSEKMVLLNEEKFSLGNELKSLKEQTSLLLKAQEEKEQNVGAKDTCVKCGVSKQQNEAEAVSKENEELVNQVELLRKENEQVKRKLQAVLVNRKELLKKVTRLENELEQLSREQKLETSVAQAAAGEEDVRSMMSKEMGLENHPREDYMIQLLSEKESELQSIRKEKETTEARLQAVIEEMRQSLQNKANTASVKDEIMEHQTIPDKVTETNESPEVDEEENEKHSSAGTNLEEKQKFALKERISVLEQEKEQLQKKLQEALVSRKDTIKKAQEKDRHHREQLKQQKDDYNILQEQFDQQSKEKDSIQAQLRQLQEQKGSAESVFGSQGRLDSSSVEAEDTTNNKLVQVADISEEEWKKNLDKLHMEKEKLECNVSHMQRELAHKSELIFDLQQHIAQLFIEIEGLKRTSDQAEAKGASLQTELEENQGKISGVASLEDLKILVHQKDEEMEFLNQQLMEKSDALNNVHAQLLEKEESVQRLCSQLEAQAKVHEEQSKRLQTEMLEIQEKQEDNAEAAKQKNQMQRKLQAALISRKEALKESKCLKEELANAKTTIDNLSVKLTNMESQICCHVKETDTLTEKLVCLTGEREKLTAEIDKLLRENQNLDGCCQNLTLTLDRVVLEKEKLEKEVESLKSFQATESSEWQEKYKELQGEYETLLQSYENVSNEAERIQRVLETVRQEKQEIFIQLKGAEAKKQETDKQLQDAGQEMDEMKEKMRKFAKSKQQKILELEEENEKLRAEMRFTDGELHRTGESFTNTSLKEDLECSRRECQSLSTQLETVMAEKESLNQEIMDLKCLLQVTESKLKESRELVDRCVAQQTAEEETEAVATLPPTEESENQVDVTFRSEPPAAELEQEAFESDRPCEDPGLYRQQIAELTKRITEMEDNRRASEQQLGNIRRSVETLAGEKRALEHQMGEKVHEVNDLQATVAKMEQMVQEARDDLVRMTALKDALEAEKDDLEERLMNQLAELNGSIGNYQQDATDFQIKNDQLKHELQSLQRMMHKLEEEKSQMAKEKSKASSEKQKEFVEMLKYNWRGESSTHIKELQELLKQKQQEIKQLQKDCIKSQEKNSSLERTVKALEFLQSETQKEVEAAKEISAKAVEDTKKTQAELAHCRVVLDDTQSEAARVLAESIKVKEELQAHKEKIKIQMKKKDEDFERRLEQEKDKHSKEIKNMEAKLATLQREKDHMETTVGDLQDSLKTKDQEAKQLEGNLNKTLAQLAAFTRSMSSLQDDRDRVIDESKTWEKKFTETIQKKEEEIRLKEEACIVLQDQVKHMTMRVEELQTHVSRLECNKKDWEADCRKEIQHHQKTCEMLQEEKKELLTLLEGSQELYSKSQNEQQELKSEISTLRDQLADLQNSFTKCELAREELGTVVKQQEMNIQNFKLKCEQLEADLQASKDLTNKLHEETSAKDQKIMSLLSAKEEAVMAALSELQQQHSEEMKELECRLSKEEDDKKALENEKNKFLDKLDHLTEKMKISREESRQQKAQLDSFTRSMSSLQDDRDRILRDYKQLEERHLVIILEKDQLIQEAAAENNKLKEEMRSFHSQMDDLNSENAKLNAELVRYREDLNQVISIKDSQQKQLLKIQLQRIQTLENEKAIIETQLKESEHTQDDLRKCMEALREDKVGMSQEIETLMSSLSQVQSEMAALREGSPIVECQAELKAREKEVQQLSHELSLSQKRIKELEGELEGVQRDAAKRVGEAEDRLRKELKHLHHDAGIMRNETETAEERVAELARDLMEMEQKLLEVTDENKDLRAQIQSFGRSMSSLQDSRDQANEELHILKQKYSVDLEEQKSLVQNLQKQMAQLQEEQHSTVRDRDTVRSELTELQKAIDERGLLAQIEKLNQQLRAKDDELLHLSLELEGSSNQVKSFSKAMASLQNDRDHLLNELDKTRKIEEVKHQEEGSFSTTASEVQSLKKALASLQSDRDRVIRELENLQQQYILVGVEAAENYRLKAQLQQWEQEADKQLRLQEQLRQEGVVYQQELQQLRQEKTTWEKQSSRMKEQYLMAIAEKDKQLSHLQRLTQEMRLPFSKFQTVEEQHQSKISPEVLKGDFSSLEAEMKHLQAQLNDSLKELHQKELRIQQLNSKLSQAFEEKNALSLQLRGSSRSPCVSHQHYSEVLNRCLVLKRQLQELQAADKSMELFATDAAPGAPQEKNEAQRGTYTPELQELQLRLSETEHLHSSTKQDIRYLEEQLEEERDRRLAAEEALFAAQDQIRRLQSSEWSSSLSASIDMTPGHEQSLLIDSMDNNSSRTRSTPGLRRLLRSLFRSRAHLPLLVATYLLALHVLLFLCFTGHL; translated from the exons GAAGCTGTCTTCACATCGCTTGCAGGAGGAGGTGCAGTGTCTCTCAGAACAGCTGGAGGAGGCAAGAAGAGCACAAGCTGAGCTAGAGGTGAAGTATAAAGACCTGGAACAGGAACACAGGCTGGAGGTGGAAGAGAAAAACCGGCTGCTCAGTGGTCTGACGGTGGCTGAaggagagctgggatgtggCCGTGCTGCCCGTggagctgaggaggagcagctggagcagggcattGGGCAGCtctcagtgccacccctgcGACACGGAGCACAGG ATGAACTTCTACAGAGACTTGAAGAATTTGTCTGCTGTCAGGATGAGCTGAAATCCCAGCCACAAGTGCAGCTTTCTGAACTGGAGCAGCAG GATGAATCaacttcacaggaaaaaatagtaGATCAGGAAGACCAGAATGGGAATTCATTCCTACCCACAGAAAACTTGGAAAGACAGAAGACAGAAG aaataccacgtttgcaagttgttctccagGAGTCTCAGCAGGAAGCTGTGATGGTCacaaaagatgcagaaaag GATAAGAATATTGGTGCTGAGGCAAAATTGCAAGACTTGTGGACTGTGGAAGCTCCAGCCTCTTATGTAGACTGCTCTTCTTCTACAG GTGTGTCAGGAGACCTGGTGAATTCTGAAATGCAAAAGCCTTTTGGTGACGCTTCCATGCTCTCTGAG GCAAGAACAGATGGCTTTACCAATAGAAGCAAGCAGTTTACTGAGGAAAGTTGTCCACCTGGAATTCTAGACTACATtgctgcagagaaacagaaagagttgtctgttttgctgctggaaCTGAAAGAAGCCCAAGAAGAAATAACTTTTCTGAAAAGCCAGCTCAAGGGCCCCAGTGGCCAAACTTCTACAGGCAGCCAAACAGAAGGTAACCAGCTGGAAGAGAATTCACAGATACAGTGTCTGGAGAGGGAGGAGCAGAAGGCTTCAGATACACAGAGTGTCTCATTactgagagaaacagaaatgcagcaaattggctttcttcaggaaaatggAATCAGCTTCCAAGAAGAGCCTCAGGGAAGCCCTGGCACCTCTCAATCTCAAGAGCTGATCAAGCTACAAAACCAAATTACAGAACTGCAAATAATTCTGCAGAAATCAGAAGAATCCTTTAGGAAAGAACTAGGAGAAAAATGTGTAGAAATAAATAGGCTAAACCAGTTGGCTGAGgaatacaagaaaaaaggagaggatCCTGACAGTACGTCTTGTGTATTGACTGAAGAACAAGATCAGGCCAAAGAACTTTCTACCATAACAGAACTGAAGGAGCAAGTGAAGCAACTGGCAGAAGAGCTAGCtctttcagaaaagcagagacTGTCAGACAGTCAAAGCAGTCTTCTAAGAGAGCAAATCCAGAGccttaaaaatgaatttaaatccAAGGATATAAAAATTGAAGCTTTGCAAAAGGACTTGGATGAAGCACAACTTCAGCTTTCTGACCAGGACATGCAACTAAAGGATCTGAGAAGCCAGGTTGAGACAAAGGAATGTGAAGTACTTGATCTAGGACAACTTTTGAGGAAGAATACAGCAGAGATGGAAGAGCTTTCCCACAAGTTAACCTTAAAGGGACACGAGGCAGCAAGCCTGGAACAGCTTGTTGCTGAGCACACCAAATCTATAGAGAGCCTGCAACAAGCCTTGCTGGAAAAGGACCGACAGATGGCAGAGATCAGTGTCAGCATGTCTGAGAAAATGGTCCTGCTGAATGAAGAGAAGTTTTCTCTAGGAAATGAGCTGAAGAGTCTTAAGGAGCAGACAAGTCTGTTATTAAAAgcccaggaagaaaaagaacagaacgTAGGAGCAAAAGATACCTGTGTGAAGTGTGGGGTATCCAAACAGCAGAATGAGGCAGAAGCAGTGAGtaaagaaaatgaggaattaGTAAATCAAGTTGAActtctgagaaaagaaaacGAGCAAGTAAAGCGGAAGCTGCAAGCAGTACTTGTGAACAGGAAGGAGCTTCTGAAGAAGGTAACCAGATTGGAGAATGAATTAGAACAACTGAGTAGAGAACAAAAATTGGAAACCTCAGTggctcaggcagctgcaggggaagAAGATGTGAGAAGCATGATGAGCAAAGAAATGGGTCTTGAAAACCACCCCCGTGAGGACTATATGAttcagctgctttctgaaaAGGAATCTGAGTTGCAGAGCATAcggaaggaaaaagaaactacTGAAGCACGACTGCAGGCAGTGATTGAGGAAATGAGGCAAAGCTTGCAAAATAAGGCAAACACTGCTTCAGTTAAAGATGAAATCATGGAGCATCAGACAATTCCTGACAAAGTAACTGAAACCAATGAAAGCCCAGAAGttgatgaagaagaaaatgagaaacacaGTTCAGCAGGTACaaatctggaagaaaaacaaaagtttgcTCTTAAAGAAAGGATTTCAGTTCTTgaacaagaaaaagaacaacTTCAAAAAAAACTTCAAGAAGCTCTCGTATCTCGCAAAGACACTATAAAAAAGGCTCAAGAAAAAGACAGGCATCACAGAGAACAactgaaacagcaaaaagaTGATTACAACATCCTGCAAGAACAATTTGAtcagcaaagcaaagagaaggACAGCATCCAGGCCCAGCTCAGACAGCTCCAAGAGCAGAAAGGATCAGCAGAGAGTGTTTTTGGGAGTCAAGGTAGGTTGGATTCTTCATCTGTGGAAGCAGAAGATACAACAAATAACAAGCTTGTACAAGTTGCAGATATTTCTGaggaagagtggaaaaaaaaccttgacAAATTGCACatggagaaagagaaattgGAATGTAATGTCAGCCATATGCAAAGGGAGCTTGCTCACAAATCAGAATTAATCTTTGATTTGCAACAGCACATAGCACAGTTGTTTATAGAGATAGAAGGGCTGAAGAGAACCTCTGACCAAGCTGAAGCTAAGGGAGCAAGTCTTCAGACAGAATTGGAGGAGAATCAAGGAAAAATTTCTGGAGTGGCCAGTCTGGAAGACTTGAAAATTCTTGTGCATCAAAAGGATGAAGAAATGGAATTTCTTAACCAGCAGTTAATGGAGAAAAGCGACGCTCTCAATAATGTGCACGCACAATTGCTGGAAAAAGAGGAATCTGTCCAAAGACTGTGTAGTCAGTTGGAAGCTCAGGCTAAGGTGCATGAGGAGCAAAGCAAGCGACTACAAACAGAGATGCTTGAAATTCAGGAGAAGCAAGAAGACAATGCAGAAGCAGCTAAGCAGAAGAATCAAATGCAGAGAAAGTTGCAAGCAGCACTTATCTCTAGAAAAGAGGCACTAAAGGAGAGTAAGTGTCTAAAAGAAGAGCTAGCTAATGCTAAAACTACTATTGACAATCTTTCTGTCAAGCTGACAAATATGGAAAGCCAAATATGTTGCCATGTTAAAGAAACGGATACCTTAACAGAAAAGTTAGTGTGCCTCACTGGAGAGCGAGAAAAACTTACTGCAGAAATTGATAAACTACTTAGAGAAAATCAGAATCTTGATGGATGCTGTCAAAACCTTACACTTACTCTGGACAGAGTTGTTCTAGagaaggagaagctggagaaggaggtggaATCATTGAAAAGCTTTCAAGCCACTGAGAGTTCTGAGTGGCAGGAGAAATACAAGGAGCTTCAGGGAGAATATGAAACTCTGCTGCAGTCGTATGAGAATGTGAGTAATGAGGCTGAGCGAATTCAGCGTGTGTTGGAAACTGTtaggcaggaaaagcaggaaatctTCATTCAGCTAAAAGGGGCTGAAgcaaaaaaacaggaaacagaTAAGCAGCTACAGGACGCTGGACAGGAAATGGAtgaaatgaaggagaaaatgaggaaatttgCAAAGTCAAAGCAACAAAAGATCCTGGAACTGGAGGAGGAGAATGAGAAGCTTAGAGCAGAGATGCGTTTTACAGATGGAGAGCTACACAGGACTGGAGAGAGCTTTACAAACACTAGCCTGAAAGAAGATCTGGAGTGCTCTAGGAGAGAGTGCCAGTCTCTTTCTACTCAGCTTGAGACAGTAATGGCTGAAAAGGAGTCTCTTAATCAAGAGATTATGGACTTGAAGTGCCTTTTGCAGGTAACAGAATCTAagctgaaggaaagcagagaactTGTAGACAGGTGTGTTGCCCAGCagacagcagaggaagaaaCTGAGGCAGTTGCCACACTACCACCAACAGAAGAGTCTGAAAATCAAGTGGATGTCACTTTTCGATCAgagcctcctgctgcagagctggaacaAGAGGCATTTGAAAGTGATAGACCTTGTGAGGATCCTGGTCTCTACAGACAGCAAATAGCTGAGCTCACCAAGCGAATCACAGAGATGGAAGATAATAGAAGGGCTTCAGAGCAACAGCTGGGCAACATCCGCAGGTCTGTTGAGACTTTAGCAGGTGAGAAAAGGGCTTTAGAGCACCAAATGGGAGAGAAAGTCCATGAAGTGAATGATCTGCAGGCCACAGTAGCAAAGATGGAGCAAATGGTCCAAGAAGCCAGAGACGACCTGGTCAGAATGACAGCACTGAAGGATGCTCTAGAGGCTGAAAAGGATGACTTGGAAGAAAGGCTCATGAATCAGCTGGCAGAACTTAATGGAAGTATTGGAAACTATCAGCAAGATGCAACAGACTTCCAAATCAAAAATGATCAACTGAAACATGAACTTCAGAGCTTGCAGAGAATGATGCACAaactggaggaggagaaaagtcagatggcaaaggagaaaagcaaagcaagttcagaaaagcaaaaggaatttgTAGAAATGCTAAAATACAATTggagaggagaaagcagcaCGCATATAAAGGAGCTTCAAGAACTGctgaaacagaaacagcaggagattaagcagctgcagaaggactgtatcaaaagccaggaaaagaaCAGTAGTTTAGAAAGAACTGTTAAAGCTCTGGAATTTCTGCAGAGTGAGACTCAGAAAGAGGTAGAAGCAGCCAAAGAAATTTCAGCTAAAGCAGTTGAAGACACCAAGAAAACCCAGGCAGAGCTTGCTCACTGCAGAGTAGTGTTGGATGACACCCAGAGTGAGGCAGCAAGGGTTCTAGCTGAGAGTATCAAAGTGAAAGAAGAGTTGCAAGCgcacaaagagaaaattaaaattcaaatgaagaaaaaggatgAGGACTTTGAAAGAAGACTGGAACAGGAAAAAGACAAGCACTCAAAGGAGATCAAAAATATGGAAGCAAAGCTGGCAACATTGCAGAGGGAGAAAGACCATATGGAAACAACAGTTGGTGACCTGCAAGACTCCTTGAAGACAAAGGATCAAGAAGCCAAGCAACTGGAAGGCAATCTAAACAAAACACTAGCCCAGCTTGCAGCCTTCACCAGGAGCATGTCTTCCCTTCAGGATGATAGGGATAGAGTGATAGATGAATCAAAAACATGGGAGAAGAAATTCACTGAAACTAttcaaaagaaggaagaagaaatacGTTTGAAAGAGGAAGCTTGTATTGTGCTACAGGACCAGGTGAAACACATGACCATGCGTGTGGAAGAACTCCAGACTCATGTATCCAG GCTGGAATGCAACAAGAAAGACTGGGAGGCTGACTGCAGGAAGGAGATTCAGCATCATCAAAAGACATGTGAAAtgttgcaggaggaaaaaaaagagcttttgaCTCTGCTTGAGGGGTCTCAGGAACTGTACAGCAAGTCTCAGAATGAACAGCAGGAACTGAAGTCAGAAATCAGCACCCTAAGAGACCAGCTTGCTGACTTACAGAATTCCTTCACCAAATGTGAGCTggccagggaagagctggggacTGTGGTCAAACAACAAGAGATGAATATCCAGAATTTTAAACTCAAGTGTGAGCAGCTTGAAGCTGACCTGCAGGCTTCCAAGGACCTAACAAATAAGCTGCATGAAGAAACCAGTGCCAAAGATCAAAAGATCATGAGTTTGCTGTCTGCCAAAGAAGAAGCAGTGATGGCTGCTCTATCTGAATTACAGCAGCAACATTCTGAAGAGATGAAAGAGTTGGAGTGTAGGCTAAGTAAGGAGGAAGACGATAAAAAAGCCTTGGAAAATGAGAAGAACAAATTTCTTGACAAACTCGATCATCTCACTGAAAAGATGAAGATAAGCAGAGAAGAAAGTAGGCAGCAGAAGGCACAGCTGGACTCCTTCACCAGGTCCATGTCATCTCTGCAGGACGACCGGGACCGCATTCTGAGAGACTACAAGCAGCTTGAGGAACGCCATCTTGTTATCATCTTGGAAAAAGACCAGCTAATTcaagaggctgctgctgaaaacaaCAAGCTCAAGGAAGAAATGAGAAGTTTCCATAGCCAGATGGATGACCTCAACTCTGAGAATGCCAAGCTGAATGCAGAGTTGGTGCGGTACAGAGAAGACCTTAACCAAGTGATTTCAATAAAGGACTCCCAACAGAAGCAACTTCTCAAAATACAGCTTCAGCGGATCCAAACTCTGGAAAATGAGAAGGCAATCATAGAAACACAGCTGAAAGAGTCTGAGCATACTCAGGATGATCTCAGGAAGTGCATGGAAGCCTTAAGAGAGGATAAAGTCGGTATGTCTCAAGAGATTGAAACTCTTATGTCCTCTCTGTCGCAGGTGCAGAGTGAGATGGCAGCATTACGTGAGGGGAGTCCCATTGTGGAGTGTCAAGCAGAACTGAAGGCTCGAGAGAAAGAGGTACAACAACTGAGTCATGAGCTTTCCCTCTCccagaaaagaataaaagaactTGAGGGGGAGCTCGAAGGTGTTCAGAGGGATGCAGCCAAGAGAGTGGGAGAGGCTGAGGACAGGCTTCGGAAGGAATTGAAGCACCTGCATCATGATGCAGGGATAATGAGGAACGAAACCGAGACAGCTGAAGAGAGAGTAGCAGAGTTGGCACGGGACTTGATGGAAATGGAACAGAAATTGCTTGAAGTCACAGATGAAAACAAAGATCTCAGAGCTCAAATTCAGTCTTTTGGGAGGTCCATGAGCTCTCTTCAGGATAGCCGAGACCAGGCCAATGAAGAGCTTcatattttgaaacagaaatattctgtaGACTTGGAGGAACAAAAGAGTCTAGTGCAGAATCTTCAGAAACAGATGGCTCAGCTACAAGAGGAGCAACATTCCACTGTCAGGGACCGAGATACGGTGAGGTCTGAGCTGACAGAACTGCAGAAGGCTATTGATGAAAGAGGCCTCTTGGCCCAGATTGAGAAACTTAATCAGCAGCTCAGAGCTAAAGATGATGAGCTTCTCCACTTGTCTTTGGAATTGGAAGGCTCTTCCAACCAAGTCAAATCTTTCTCCAAGGCTATGGCAAGCCTGCAGAATGACCGAGACCATCTGCTGAATGAATTGGACAAAACACGTAAGATTGAAGAAGTGAAGCACCAAGAAGAAGGGAGCTTTTCCACCACTGCTTCGGAAGTGCAGAGTCTGAAGAAGGCGCTGGCCTCCTTGcagagtgacagagacagagtA ATAAGAGAGCTGGAGAATCTGCAGCAGCAATACATCCTGGTCGGGGTGGAAGCTGCTGAAAATTATCGCTTaaaggcacagctgcagcagtgggagcaaGAGGCAGACAAACAGCTTCGTCTACAAGAACAGCTGAGGCAGGAAGGAGTTGTGTACcagcaggagctccagcagctcag ACAGGAGAAGACcacctgggaaaagcagagcagcaggatgaaGGAGCAGTACCTGATGGCCATTGCAGAGAAGGACAAGCAGCTGAGCCATTTACAAAGGCTCACACAGGAAATGAGGCTGCCTTTCAGCAAGTTTCAAACCGTAGAGGAACAGCACCAAAGCAAG ATTTCTCCAGAAGTCCTGAAAGGGGACTTTTCAAGCCTAGAAGCAGAGATGAAACACCTCCAGGCCCAGCTAAATGACAGTCTGAAAGAACTGCACCAGAAAGAGCTCAGAATTCAGCAGTTAAACAGCAAG CTATCTCAGGCctttgaggagaaaaatgcCCTCTCCCTCCAGCTCCGAGGGAGCAGTCGGAGCCCCTGTGTGAGCCATCAGCACTACAGTGAGGTCCTGAACCGCTGTCTAGTGCTCAAAAgacagctccaggagctgcaggctgcagaCAAGAGCATG GAGCTGTTTGCAACAGACGCTGCCCCAGGAGCACCCCAAGAAAAGAATGAGGCACAGAGAGGCACTTACACACCTgaactgcaggagctgcagctgag GTTGTCTGAAACAGAACATTTACATagcagcacaaagcaggatATTAGGTAtttggaggagcagctggaggaagaaCGGGACCGTCGTCTTGCTGCAGAGGAGGCGCTTTTTGCAGCACAGGATCAGATCAGGAG GTTGCAGTCAAGTGAGTGGTCATCTTCCTTAAGTGCCAGCATTGATATGACTCCAGGTCATGAGCAGTCCTTGCTGATCGACTCCATGGATAATAATTCCAGCAGA ACCCGGAGTACTCCTGGACTACGACGCCTGTTACGCTCTCTCTTCCGCTCCCGAGCCCACTTGCCACTGCTAGTGGCCACGTATCTGCTTGCTCTCCATGTCCTGCTCTTCCTGTGCTTCACAGGCCATCTGTGA